The Pontibacter sp. SGAir0037 DNA segment TCCATTTCAGGCATTGTCACATCACTGATAATGATATCTGCTGGTTTATGAAGTAAGACTGAGAGAGCCTCTTTCCCGTTGCTACTCTCCATGATATGGTAGTCCGAAGCCAGTTCGTGGCAAATATACTTCCGGATCTCATCATCATCGTCTACCACCAACACATGGCTCTTTGTTTTTGCTTTCACCTTCTCTTCTGGCTCATCTTCCGATAGAACCGGCAAAGGCAGCGTAACAGCTTCCGGGTTTGGCACAGGAACAGGTGCATCAGTTAGCAGTTCCTCTTCCTGCAGGTGATCTTTCCCTAAAGGGAAACGCATGATGAAACGGCAACCTGGTCCTTCAGCGTTATTTTCGGCTTTAATGGTGCCATGATGAAGTTCTACAATAGACTGCGTCAGGTTCAGGCCAATACCGGTACCGCCGACAAAATGGTTCTGAGAGGCCCTAACCTGGTAGAAACACTCAAATATTTTTTCCTCCTCTCCTTGCTTTATGCCAATACCGGTATCTGCTACAATTATCTCAAAAAAATGCGGCAGCTCCTTTAAACTAACGTTACCCTCTGTTGTATGCAGGTAAACATTAATCTGGCCGTCCTTGGGAGTAAACTTAAAGGCGTTCGACAGCACGTTCAGAATAGCCTTGTCAAAATGACTTGGATCTACCCACACCGGCAACTCTTCCGTCTGGTGGTGAAAGCGAAGGGCTATGTTCTTGGATTTTGCCTGTTCATCAAAAATGGCACAAAGCTCTTTTATGAATCCTACCATTTCGATTTTCTGAAACTTCATTTCCATTTGCCCCTTGTCAATCTTCCGGATATCCATCAACTGGTTGATAAGGTGCAGGATACGATCAGAGTTGCGGTGCATGGTAGCGTAGGCTTTCTGGCGTTCACGGTCAGTATCAAGCGACATTAACTTCTTAAGCGGGCTGATGATCAAAGACATTGGAGTCCGGATCTCGTGCGAAATGTTGATAAAGAACTGCAACTTTGCATCGATGATTTGTTTCGCATGCAGGTGCTCCTGCATTTTCCGGCGTGTTTGCTGCCTTTGCCGGATCTGCAGTACCACTAACGACAGGACGACCGTGAGCAGAAGCCCATAGGCAAATTTAGCCCAGGCGGAAAAATACCAGGCAGGATAAATGATGATGGCAATCTCCTTTTCGTCGGAGTAATGGTTATAACTTTTTGCCCTGAACCGGAAACGATAAGTACCGGGTACCAGGTCAGTAAAATTAACGGTGTTTGTTCCAGGTCGCAGGTTTATCCAGCCGCCTTGCTGCAAGGCGTATTGGTAGGTTATACGCTCCGGATTGGCAAAATCCATGGCCGACAATTCTATACTGAAAGAATTGTCTTTGTGGGAGAGATGAAAGCTATCCGTATCCATTACCGCCCGGTCGATGATATCATATTTACCGGATTTCATTCCTTTTTTTACAGGCTGGTTATGAAGGTAAAAGCCTGTAATGCGTATGTCTAGTTTCTTTTCAGGGGAGTAGACAACAGGGGGAATTTCCTCTGGCTGGAAATGAGTAATGCCATTTATCCCTCCAAACATGATTTTTCCTTCTTCGGTTATAAAAGCAGCTCCTTTGCTAAACTCATTCCCCTGTAATCCATCATTGGCATAATAATTTATAAAGCTGTTAGTTTGGGAGTTGAGCTTGGATATACCGTAGTTCGTACTAATCCAGAGATTACCGGCTTCATCTCCTTTAACGGCACAAATAACATTGCTGGGTAGGCCATCTTCCATGGTGTATACTTCCATGTCATTTATGCTGCCATCCAGCCGCATCAGGCCCTGTGAAGTGCCTATCCAGATGCTTCCGTTCGCATCTTCATGCAAAGAATAGATGATATGCCCTTGCAGCATACGATTGGTGCCGTGTGTGGACGCAAAATTCTTCGTCTGAAGGTCCATGCATCCCAGTCCATCATAGGTGCCGATATAGAGTTTATTTTTACTTGTTACCAACAGGCAATTGATCCAGCGGTTATGAAGGAAGTTCTGTTGCCCACCGCCATCAGCACCCGGAGTGGCAACATAATTGGTTACTTGCTGAGAACGTAAGTCCATGGAAAACAAACCAGCTCCCATCGTACCAATCCATAAAGTCTTATCCTTATCTTCTGTTATGCTGTAAATACGCTCTACTTGGTCGCCGCTTTGGTCCCGGATGGTGGTAATGTATTCGCATGTTCCGGTTCTGCGATTTAGCTTCGCCAGGCCGTGCAGGTATGAGCCTAGCCAAAGGTTGCTGTCCGAATCTTCGAAAATACTCATGATAGAGGAAGACACGGAAGCGGGATTTTTGGTGCGGGTATAATGAACTTTAGGCTCTCCATCAGGACCTATTCCATAAAGGCCGTCACTGTCTGTCCCGACCCAAACGGTTCCTTCATAATCTTTATACATGGAAAGCACCGCATTAGAACCTATAATGTTGTTATTAATCGATTTATAGCCGATATACTTGAAATTACTGGCACTGGCGGGCAACAGCATTACACCTTTCTGGTAGATTCCCAACCACAGATTCCCCTCCTTGTCTTCGAGAATAGAATGCACTTTCGATTTGTTAAAATCGAAAGTAGCAACGTTAAAGTTGCCATCTGTAATTACTTTGTTCTTCAAATCATAAATTTTAACGCCCTCACCTTCCGTGCCCAGGTAAAGCTTGTCCTGCTTGCTCAGGTGCATTGTACTGATGGAGAGATTGGGTGAAGGAGGATATTCAATCTGCCTGAAGTCGTCTGTTGTTTTATGATGGATAAAAAGCCCGTTACTCAGACTGCTCAGGTACACATTGCCTTCTTTATCCTGGCAAATTCCGGTGATTGTACTCGAAGGAATTTCTTTAGATGGAAGAAAGTGCTTTGTTTTACCTTCTTTGCTGATGCGGTAAAGTCCGTTTTCCTGGGTGGACACCCAAAGGTTCAAGTCTTTGTCCTCGAAAATATAGTCAATGCCGCCTGATGGCAGGTTCCTCCTTACTTGTTTTGCTGTTGGCGTCGGTCCGTCAAAGTTGATAGTGAATATTCCTACGCCCGAAGTACCGATCAGAACTTCCCCGTTTCGCCGTTGCATAATATGCAGCACATGAGCATCGAACTTGTTCCCCCCTTCCAGTTCCAGAGGAATATGCCTGAATGAGTCGGTCGCGTAATCGTAAAGCTGGAGCCCATTGAAATACCCAATCAGCAGATGCCCTTCTTTATCTTCAAACAGAAGCCGGACATAATTGTTCTGAATAGTACTCGGGTCACGCTGATCATGTTTGTAAATAGTGAA contains these protein-coding regions:
- a CDS encoding two-component regulator propeller domain-containing protein, whose product is MKIKFRLLFFLFFICQLALAQSGKLFSVDLELSNSLIYQVYQDSKGIIWIATEDGLNRYDGSKFTIYKHDQRDPSTIQNNYVRLLFEDKEGHLLIGYFNGLQLYDYATDSFRHIPLELEGGNKFDAHVLHIMQRRNGEVLIGTSGVGIFTINFDGPTPTAKQVRRNLPSGGIDYIFEDKDLNLWVSTQENGLYRISKEGKTKHFLPSKEIPSSTITGICQDKEGNVYLSSLSNGLFIHHKTTDDFRQIEYPPSPNLSISTMHLSKQDKLYLGTEGEGVKIYDLKNKVITDGNFNVATFDFNKSKVHSILEDKEGNLWLGIYQKGVMLLPASASNFKYIGYKSINNNIIGSNAVLSMYKDYEGTVWVGTDSDGLYGIGPDGEPKVHYTRTKNPASVSSSIMSIFEDSDSNLWLGSYLHGLAKLNRRTGTCEYITTIRDQSGDQVERIYSITEDKDKTLWIGTMGAGLFSMDLRSQQVTNYVATPGADGGGQQNFLHNRWINCLLVTSKNKLYIGTYDGLGCMDLQTKNFASTHGTNRMLQGHIIYSLHEDANGSIWIGTSQGLMRLDGSINDMEVYTMEDGLPSNVICAVKGDEAGNLWISTNYGISKLNSQTNSFINYYANDGLQGNEFSKGAAFITEEGKIMFGGINGITHFQPEEIPPVVYSPEKKLDIRITGFYLHNQPVKKGMKSGKYDIIDRAVMDTDSFHLSHKDNSFSIELSAMDFANPERITYQYALQQGGWINLRPGTNTVNFTDLVPGTYRFRFRAKSYNHYSDEKEIAIIIYPAWYFSAWAKFAYGLLLTVVLSLVVLQIRQRQQTRRKMQEHLHAKQIIDAKLQFFINISHEIRTPMSLIISPLKKLMSLDTDRERQKAYATMHRNSDRILHLINQLMDIRKIDKGQMEMKFQKIEMVGFIKELCAIFDEQAKSKNIALRFHHQTEELPVWVDPSHFDKAILNVLSNAFKFTPKDGQINVYLHTTEGNVSLKELPHFFEIIVADTGIGIKQGEEEKIFECFYQVRASQNHFVGGTGIGLNLTQSIVELHHGTIKAENNAEGPGCRFIMRFPLGKDHLQEEELLTDAPVPVPNPEAVTLPLPVLSEDEPEEKVKAKTKSHVLVVDDDDEIRKYICHELASDYHIMESSNGKEALSVLLHKPADIIISDVTMPEMDGITLCRKIKQNVNINHIPIVLLTARSEEEDKLEGLGTGADAYIVKPFNIEILKKTVQNIIKNRALLKNNFSGNQQQTDKVQKVSLKSADEKLLHKLLDIINQNMDNPALNVEMLANEVGISRVHLHRKMKELTNQTTRDFIRNVRLKQAADLLSSKHLNISEVAFSVGFANLASFSAAFKELYGVPPTVYMESHLKQQHDTN